The genome window GAGCGACGAAACCCTGCACCTGGAGGCCGCCTCCGCGGTCTGCGCCGCGCGCCGCGCCGTCGAATGGCTGCGGCTGCGCGACACCCGCGGGGCGGACCTCAGCAGCGGCGCGCTGGACATCCTGCTCCGGTTGAACGCCACCACCGGCGAGGCGCTGCCCTGCACCGAACTCGCCCGCGCCGCACAGGTCGGCGAGTCGTCCGTCGACGCCCTGGTGGGCGCCCTGGAGCAGGCCGGCCTGGTAGAGCGGCTGCCCGGCACCGACGGCGCGGACTGCGCCGTCACCCGGATCACCGCCGCCGGGCGCAACTGGCTGGACTCCTACCGCCAGCCCACCCAGCGCGCCATCGCCGGCCTGTTCCACGACTTCACGCCCGCCGAGCTGGCCCAACTGCGCCACCTGGCACTGCGGATGGTGGCCAACCGCGAGCGGATGGAGCACTACCTCGACCTCACCGAGGACGCGCTCTCCTAAGACGTGCCGTCAGCGGTTCGGGTCGTACGGCGCGGCGGCCGGAGCCTGCTGGTACGGGTTCGGCTGAGCCTGGGCGCCCTGCTGGTACGGGTTGGCGTCCTGCGGCTGGGCCGGAACGCCCTGCTGCGCGAACGGCTGCTGGTAGGCGCCCTGCTGGTAGGCACCCTGCTGGTACGCGGCCTGCTGGGCCTGGACCATCGGCTGCGCCGCCGCCTGCCGACGCTTGCCGTTCATCGCGGCGATCGACCGGACGATCAGCGCCACCGGCAGGATGAACGCCTTGAAGAAGATGAAGTAGGTGCCGCCCTGGAAGATGAACGCCAGGTAGATCCCGTAGCCGACGAAGCCGACGCCGAAGACCAGGTTGACGGCCCGCATGCCCTTGCTGAGTCCGGACCCGACCAGCCCGAAGCCCACCATGGCGATACCGCTGAGCAGCAGGAGGACGACGTACCAGGAGAACATCGGCTGGTTGCTGAAGTCGAGATTCACAGACTTTCCCCGTAAGAATCAGATAAACATCAAGTCGAACGCCCGCGCACAGTACCGTGCCGCACCGTCAACTGTCGCCACCGTTATCCGCCCCAGGGGGAATCAGCATCATGACGTCGCCTCACCGCGCCCTCACCGTGACCGCCCTGCTCCCCGGCGGCCTGCTGGTGACGGGGTGCACCTCCGGTGCGCCCCGCCCGGCCTGAAGGACCCTCAGGTGACGGCCGGTTCGGACGGCCTCACGCCGAGTTCCGCACCCAGTGACGGTCAGTCGAACCGCAGCGTGCTGCCCCAGGCCGCGCCCCACCCGCTGCCGCGCCAGACGCCCAGCCCGGCGTAGGTGAAGACGCAGGTGAAGCCGACGCCCCACTCGTCCCCGTCGTCGTGCCGCAGCTCGCGGTCCGCGAAGGCGGTGCGCAGCTGCGCCTGCGGGACCACCGTGTAGGCGGAGCCGGACGAGGTCGCGAAGTGCCGCACCTCCAGCCAGCCCCGGCCCACGAACTCGACCAGCGGGGCGAGCTGCTCGTCGAGCCAGTCGGTCAGCTCGGCGCCGGTCAGCCCGTCCGGCAGGTCCGCCAGCACGCCGAACGGCCCGGTGAGCAGGCCGCTGGCCTCGCTCGCGCAGACCAGCACCTCCTGCTGCTCACGGGTGAGCCCGTCCCAGCGCGGCAGCCCGTCGGGCACCTCCTCGGGCACGGCGCTGTCCTGCCACCACTCCCGGGCGATCCCGGTGGCGTCCAGGTCGAAGCGCATCGCGGCGTCCGCGCGCCGGAACCAGTTCGCCGGCTCGGCCAGCACCTCCAGCAGCTCGGCCTCGGTCAGCACCGGATCCGTCGCGGCGGCGCTCATCCCCGTCCGCATCCGGACCACCACCAGCCCGCGCTCCGCCAGGTCCACCAGCACCGCCGCCAGCTCCGGCACCAGCACCCGTTGCTCCGCCTCGCCCAGGCTCCGCTGCACGGCCCCCGGCGCCCCGGCCCAGCGCAGCCCGGTGTTGTACTGCTCGACCGTCCCGGCCAGCCCCGACCGCCACAGCGCCTGCCGCACCAGCGTCTGCTCGGCCGGGCTCAGCGTGTCCCAAAGTTGCATGCCACGGATCATCGCACCCGACCGAACGCGAGGTCCGATTACTGCCAGCCGCACCGGACGGCCTCGGGCAGAGTCCAGTTCTGACACCGAGTCAGATCCCTTGCCCCACGATGAAAGGCAGACCCATGCACGTCGTACCCGGGCTCAAGGTGCTGTACTTCGGCACCCCGGTGGTGCTGATCACCACGCGCAACGAGGACGGCACGGCGAACCTCGCGCCGATGTCCTCCGCCTGGTGGCTGGACCAGACCTGCGTGCTCGGTCTCGGCACCAGCAGCCGGACGACCGAGAACCTGCTCCGCGAGGGCGAGTGCGTGCTCAACCTGCCCACCGCCGCACTGGTCGACGCCGTCGACCGCCTCGCCCTCACCACCGGCACCCCGGACGTGCCGGAGTTCAAGGCCGCCCTCGGCCACCGCTACGAGCCCGACAAGTTCGCCACCGCGCGCCTCACCGAGCAGCCCGCCGAACTCGTCCGGGCCCCCCGCGTCGCCGAGTGCCCGATCCAACTGGAGTGCCGGCTCCTCACCTCCCACCCCCTCGGCAGCCCCGCCACCCGCGCCACCGCCCTCCAGGTCCAGGTCCTGCGCGCCCACGTCGAGGAGGACCTGCTCATCCCGGGCACCCACTACGTCGACCCGCTCCGCTGGGACCCGCTGATCATGAAGTTCTGCGAGTACTTCGCCGGCGCCGCCAACATCCACCCCTCCCGCCTCGCCGAGGGCTGGAACATGCCCCACCACCTCACCCCGGACCCGGCCTGAGCCGGCACCGCTACCGAGGCACGTCGCGGACGCTCCGCTGGAGGACATCGGTCAGCGCCCCGGCTGCCGTGGCGAAGTCCTTGTCGTCGTGCAACACGATCAACCCGTGGTGCGCGGCGGTGGCACAGACCATCAGATCGACCGTGGAGAGCGCCCGCACGGCGCCGCCACTGCGGGCGAGCCGGAACTGGGCGGCCTCGATCCAGGCCCAGATGTTCTTCGGCAGGGGCACGTCGGGGTACAGGTCGTCGAACATCTCGCCCATCTGCTCGTAGTGGACGAGGTTGCGGGCGGAGCGGCGGAACTCGGTGCGCTGCGGCGCGCAGGATCCGATGACACGCAGGTCGATGTCCTCTCCCCAGGCGTCGTTCAGGTCCTGCTCACGTAGCAGGCGCCACACGGCGGAGGAGTCCACGAGGTACCGGATCACTCCGGTCCCCGCTTCTCCGCGTCGTGGAGCTCCTGCCACCCCTCGTAGTCCCACTCCTGGGCCGCCCGCATGTGTCGGGCGCGCTGGGCCGCGCGTTCATGCCTCTCCGCGTACTCGCGGAGGGCGGTGTTCACCACGTCCTTCTTGGTAGCACCCGCGGAGAAGCGCAGGGCCTTCGCCAATGCGTCGTCATCCAGATCGATCGTCGTCACGCTCATACATGCCTCCGATATATAAGACCAACAACATCTCTGAATATAGCAGCGCCGACCGGAGCGGCCCCGGAAACGCACCAGGCCCTGGTGCCTCCGGAGGTCGGACACCGCCCGTGCGGGGGCTTTCCCCACCCCCGATCCGGGTGCGGCCGCCATCCTCAACGGCCCTGCGCCGGGCCAGGCTTGGAGCACTGACCGCACCGGGAGGGCCCGGGCGCCGTGCTGGAGGACAAGGTGACTGCTGTGACGATCGGCTCGTGGGGAGTGCGGACCGGGGTGGCCCGACGGGTCGTCAGGACGGTCCGGGCAGGGCTGCTCCTGCTGCTCGCCGCCGTGCTGGCGGTGCTGGTGCCCGCGGCGGTGCCCGCGTCCGCCGCGACGGGGGCCGGGGCCGGGACCGACGACCCGAGCCGGACCGCGGTCTCCTTCAGCAGCGCCGACGGCACCGTGCTGCACGGGATCGTGCTGGCCCCGCACAGAGCGGCCGGGGCCCGCGGGCCCGGGCTGGTGATGGTCGGCGGGGCCGGTCCGGTCAAGGCGGCCGACCTGCAGGACGCCGCCGCGGCCTACGCACGGCGCGGGATCACCACGCTGGTCTACGACAAGCGCACCGCCGGGTACTCGACCACCCACCGGGACTACGGGAAGCTCGCGGACGACGCCCTCGCCGCGCTCGCCGTGCTGCGGGCCCGGCCGGACGTGCAGCCCTCCCAGGCGGGCCTGTGGGGGCTGTCGGAGGGCGCGTGGGTGGTGTCGCTGGCCGCCTCCCGGTCCGCCGACGTGGACTTCCTGATCACCGCCGGCGCCGTCGGGATCACCCCGGCGCGCCAGCAGGCCTGGTCGTACGGCGGCTTCCTGCGCCACGCCGGTGTGTCGGGGTCGCTCCTGCCGACCATGCAGGTGACCGCGATCCGGCAGCTCGTCGGCGCCGGGCTCTTCCCCGAGGCCGACTACGACCCGGTGCCGGTGTGGCAGCGGGTGCACCAGCCCGTGCTGGCCGAGTGGGGCGCCCTGGACCGCGAGGCGGCCCCGGCCGAGAGCGAGCCGATCATCCGTCAGGCGCTCGACCGCGCGGGCAACACCCACTACACGTTCCGCACCGTGCCCGGCGTCCGGCACAACCTGGAACTGACCCACGCGGACGGCTACGACCGGCCCGACCAACTGCCCGGCGACTACGCCGCCTACGAGACGGCCTGGATCGACCGGCTGAGCACCGGCCTGCCCGCGGTGTCCGTCGACCCGGCGCCCCACCAGGACGCGCCGAGCCGGCCGCTGGCCCCGCTCGCCTGGTACGAGCGGGTCTGGCTCCAGGCCCTCGCCACCGGCGTGATCCTGCTCGGCTTCACCGGCTACCTGCTCACCGGCACCGCCCGCCGGCTGCGCCGCCGCCCGCGCCCCGCCGACCTGCCGCGCGCGGCCCGCTGGGCGGCCCTGGCCGGCACGGCGGCCACCCTGGTCTCCCTCGGCTACCTGCTCTTCCTGGCGATCACCGCCGCGGGCATCACCGGCCCGGTCCTGCTCGGCCGCCCCGTCGTCTGGCTGGCCGTCCAACTCCTCGCCGTGGCAACCGTCGTGGCGTCCGGCTGGGCCGCGGCCGGCGCCCTGCGCGGGCGCCGGGCGCTGACCGCCGGCTCCCGGACCAGGCTCGGCCTGCTGCTCACGTCGAGCGCGGTCTTCCTCCCCTGGGCCCTCTACTGGGGCCTGCTGCTGCCCTGACCGCAGCCGTCCACCGCGTCGGCGGCGGCGAGCAGGACCTCCGCCGCCCCGGTGCGGACGTACAGCACGAAGCGGCCGCTGCGAGCGGCCGCTTCGGTGCGCGTTAGCTGTGCCAGACCATGCTGCCCGCGGCCGCTCGCCGCGGAGTAGCCTCGGAGACATCCAGGGCATCCCGCATTCCGGTCCCGTTCCGGCTTCGTTCTGGGTGAAGGACAGGCCGGGGAACGGTGAACGCCGTGACCACTCACACCCGACAACCGGCGGGGCCCGGCCAAGGCCTCACGGTCGCCGACGCCATGGCTCCCTGCGACTACCAGATCGCCGACGACAGCACCGTCGACCGGGCGAACGACATCCTGCACAGCGCCCACGTCGAGTACCTACTGGTCCGCGACCACAACGGCCGCTGCGAGGGCCTGGTCACCCGCACCGCCCTCCACCCCTTCCTGACCCGCTCCTGGTACACCGAGCGCACCGCCATCAGCTCCACCCGGCACCAACGCGGCCCCTTCGCCTGGCCGACCATGGACCTGTCCCTGGCCGCCACCGCCATGCGGCTCAAGCACCTCGCGGTCTGGCCGGTGGTCGACGACGACGGCTTCCTCCTCGGCGTCCTCACCGCCGACCACGCCGCCGGCCTCCTCGCCACGACCGCAGCAGCAGCAACCGCCGCGTGATCGCACGGCAGCCCTCAGCTGCCTCCTGACTGGTCCTCATCGAGCCGATCAGGGGCGGATCGAGGCGAAGACCTCGATCTCGCACTTCGCCGCACCGCTGCGTTCGATCCTCGCATCGCTGGTGATCAGCGGTACGCCCAGTGCCTCTGCCAGGGCGACGTACTGGGCGTCGTAGGTGCTGAGGTTGGCGTGCAGCTTCCTCACCCGGTCCCAGAAGGGCAAGGTGTCCAGCTTGGCGATGGGAAGCATCCGGTACGCCGCGATCGCCCTCTCCACCTCCTTCTCGGTGAGCTTGCCGCCGCGGTGCATGCCGAGGAGGGCCGACTGGATCTCGTAGTCCAGGAGAGTGGGCGCGTAGACGTCCCCGGCCTCGGCCACCCGGCTGCGCACGCGCTCTCCGTCGGAACCTTGGGCAGCGAGCACCACGACGAGTGCCGAACAGTCGATGACGATCAACGCCCGGCTCGCCCCTCGTCGATGGCGGCGAGGACATCGGCTGTGCTGATGGTGGCAGTGGCCTCCCGGTTCAGCCGGTTCATCATCTCCGCCATCGTGGGCTTCGACGTCTCCCGGGCGATCAACTCCTGCATGAACGCCTGGAGCGACTTGCCGGCCTGGGCTGCGCGGACCTTCAGGGTCTGAATCTGGTCGTCCGGGACGTCCCGGATGGTGAGAGCCGTCATGTCTGCATTTTAGCTTCCCCATCTGCAAAATGCAGACCCGGATACCAGCCCGCCGAGCCGCCCCGGGAAGCCCCCTCCTGCCTCCCGGAGCAGCGGCCGGCGCGGCCGGGAGCAGGACGGTGCTCCCGGCCGGACCGGCGGGGGGTGGTGGTCAGTCCGCCAGGGGCAGGTAGACGCGGTTGCCCTGGGCGGCGAACTCGGCGGACTTCTCGGCCATGCCGGCCAGTGCGTCGGCGTCGAACTCGGTGGCCACGGCCGACGAACCGTCACCGTGCTCGTCGCGGATCT of Kitasatospora viridis contains these proteins:
- a CDS encoding MarR family winged helix-turn-helix transcriptional regulator, producing MHRSSLAHDADDCLFDPAVRAVMAEFTLSDETLHLEAASAVCAARRAVEWLRLRDTRGADLSSGALDILLRLNATTGEALPCTELARAAQVGESSVDALVGALEQAGLVERLPGTDGADCAVTRITAAGRNWLDSYRQPTQRAIAGLFHDFTPAELAQLRHLALRMVANRERMEHYLDLTEDALS
- a CDS encoding flavin reductase family protein, whose translation is MHVVPGLKVLYFGTPVVLITTRNEDGTANLAPMSSAWWLDQTCVLGLGTSSRTTENLLREGECVLNLPTAALVDAVDRLALTTGTPDVPEFKAALGHRYEPDKFATARLTEQPAELVRAPRVAECPIQLECRLLTSHPLGSPATRATALQVQVLRAHVEEDLLIPGTHYVDPLRWDPLIMKFCEYFAGAANIHPSRLAEGWNMPHHLTPDPA
- a CDS encoding PIN domain-containing protein; translated protein: MIRYLVDSSAVWRLLREQDLNDAWGEDIDLRVIGSCAPQRTEFRRSARNLVHYEQMGEMFDDLYPDVPLPKNIWAWIEAAQFRLARSGGAVRALSTVDLMVCATAAHHGLIVLHDDKDFATAAGALTDVLQRSVRDVPR
- a CDS encoding type II toxin-antitoxin system VapB family antitoxin, producing the protein MSVTTIDLDDDALAKALRFSAGATKKDVVNTALREYAERHERAAQRARHMRAAQEWDYEGWQELHDAEKRGPE
- a CDS encoding alpha/beta hydrolase codes for the protein MTIGSWGVRTGVARRVVRTVRAGLLLLLAAVLAVLVPAAVPASAATGAGAGTDDPSRTAVSFSSADGTVLHGIVLAPHRAAGARGPGLVMVGGAGPVKAADLQDAAAAYARRGITTLVYDKRTAGYSTTHRDYGKLADDALAALAVLRARPDVQPSQAGLWGLSEGAWVVSLAASRSADVDFLITAGAVGITPARQQAWSYGGFLRHAGVSGSLLPTMQVTAIRQLVGAGLFPEADYDPVPVWQRVHQPVLAEWGALDREAAPAESEPIIRQALDRAGNTHYTFRTVPGVRHNLELTHADGYDRPDQLPGDYAAYETAWIDRLSTGLPAVSVDPAPHQDAPSRPLAPLAWYERVWLQALATGVILLGFTGYLLTGTARRLRRRPRPADLPRAARWAALAGTAATLVSLGYLLFLAITAAGITGPVLLGRPVVWLAVQLLAVATVVASGWAAAGALRGRRALTAGSRTRLGLLLTSSAVFLPWALYWGLLLP
- a CDS encoding CBS domain-containing protein; this translates as MTTHTRQPAGPGQGLTVADAMAPCDYQIADDSTVDRANDILHSAHVEYLLVRDHNGRCEGLVTRTALHPFLTRSWYTERTAISSTRHQRGPFAWPTMDLSLAATAMRLKHLAVWPVVDDDGFLLGVLTADHAAGLLATTAAAATAA
- a CDS encoding type II toxin-antitoxin system VapC family toxin, which codes for MIVIDCSALVVVLAAQGSDGERVRSRVAEAGDVYAPTLLDYEIQSALLGMHRGGKLTEKEVERAIAAYRMLPIAKLDTLPFWDRVRKLHANLSTYDAQYVALAEALGVPLITSDARIERSGAAKCEIEVFASIRP
- a CDS encoding FitA-like ribbon-helix-helix domain-containing protein; its protein translation is MTALTIRDVPDDQIQTLKVRAAQAGKSLQAFMQELIARETSKPTMAEMMNRLNREATATISTADVLAAIDEGRAGR